Proteins encoded within one genomic window of Halococcus salifodinae DSM 8989:
- a CDS encoding PRC-barrel domain-containing protein, protein MDATPAEIGSLVGREVYSNNGVFVGEVEDVRIDLDHEVVTGIAVGGLNREVLGGRARNAGGVIVPFRWVRSVGDVVLVNDVIERLRERESEGETEATA, encoded by the coding sequence ATGGATGCGACGCCAGCGGAGATCGGCTCGCTCGTCGGCCGCGAGGTGTATTCGAACAACGGTGTGTTCGTCGGTGAGGTCGAAGACGTCCGTATCGATCTCGATCACGAGGTCGTCACGGGAATCGCGGTTGGCGGGCTGAACCGCGAAGTGCTCGGCGGGCGCGCGCGCAACGCCGGCGGCGTCATCGTACCGTTCCGGTGGGTGCGCTCGGTCGGCGATGTCGTCCTCGTCAACGACGTCATCGAGCGCCTCCGCGAACGCGAAAGCGAGGGCGAGACGGAAGCGACGGCCTAA
- a CDS encoding HEWD family protein yields MSADLVPPRERECVQCGRQEAWNEGAATWMIDGDAVGRVYCVHEWDINGEYSPFR; encoded by the coding sequence ATGAGTGCTGATCTCGTGCCACCACGCGAACGCGAGTGTGTACAGTGTGGCCGACAGGAAGCCTGGAACGAGGGCGCGGCGACGTGGATGATCGACGGCGATGCGGTCGGTCGCGTCTACTGTGTTCACGAATGGGACATCAACGGTGAATACAGTCCGTTTCGATAG
- a CDS encoding rubrerythrin-like domain-containing protein, whose translation MVRTDPYSPEESYYECMDCHNRVAADEGGGLCPECGGPLQNLAVSRE comes from the coding sequence ATGGTCAGGACCGACCCGTATAGCCCGGAGGAATCGTACTACGAGTGCATGGACTGTCACAACCGGGTCGCCGCCGACGAAGGTGGTGGGCTGTGTCCGGAGTGTGGCGGTCCGCTCCAGAACCTCGCGGTCTCGCGCGAGTAA
- a CDS encoding acyl-CoA thioesterase codes for MTDLIETHIENRVMVQPNHANNLQTAHGGHVLKWMDEVGAMSAMRFAGSSCVTARINQVDFERPIQVGDTSLIKSYVYRAGRTSVRVRLQVYRENLRNGKQQKATESYFVYVAIDDDREPTTVPELDVSSDRGERLREEALAGEGQ; via the coding sequence ATGACCGACTTGATAGAGACGCACATCGAGAACCGCGTCATGGTTCAGCCGAACCACGCCAACAACCTCCAGACCGCCCACGGTGGTCACGTTCTGAAGTGGATGGACGAAGTGGGCGCGATGAGCGCGATGCGCTTCGCGGGCAGCTCGTGTGTCACCGCACGGATCAACCAGGTCGACTTCGAGCGCCCGATCCAGGTCGGCGATACGTCACTCATCAAATCGTACGTCTACCGCGCCGGGCGGACGAGCGTGCGGGTCAGGCTGCAGGTCTACCGGGAAAACCTTCGGAACGGAAAGCAGCAGAAAGCGACCGAATCGTACTTCGTATACGTCGCCATCGACGACGACCGTGAGCCCACGACCGTCCCCGAACTCGATGTCAGCTCCGACAGAGGCGAACGGCTACGAGAGGAAGCGCTCGCCGGCGAAGGCCAGTAA
- a CDS encoding DUF3891 family protein: MIVAEDADRFRLVPQPDHAHLTGQIARHWGNERFERPAPDHSMIIAAEDHDRGWRQYDLAPSIHPDGARPLGFREYPGEEWTTVYRSGVENTVAIDTYAGLLVSLHGTGLRRQGYGARCDIPDMHDDPVYADFIAEQEQLQKEVVGQLNDDDRFSRYVSADDLAFLEEIHETGAYSGHCRTWHNYLLLEIYDRLSLYLCENTPLPETTLGPVPITDGTEDSQTELHVVPTDEMAVRIEPYPFDTSPMTVSVSGRYVPKTFETQDQLTERYYRSERERLQFTIHE; the protein is encoded by the coding sequence ATGATCGTCGCAGAGGACGCCGATCGCTTTCGGCTCGTCCCACAGCCGGATCATGCCCATCTCACCGGCCAGATCGCCCGCCACTGGGGAAACGAGCGGTTCGAGCGTCCAGCCCCCGACCACTCGATGATCATCGCTGCGGAGGACCACGACCGCGGATGGCGACAGTACGACCTCGCACCGTCGATCCACCCTGATGGGGCAAGACCGCTCGGGTTTCGTGAGTACCCCGGCGAGGAATGGACGACGGTCTATCGCTCCGGTGTCGAAAACACGGTGGCGATCGACACCTACGCCGGTCTCCTCGTCTCGCTTCACGGCACCGGACTCAGAAGGCAGGGGTATGGCGCTCGTTGCGACATCCCGGACATGCACGATGACCCGGTGTATGCCGACTTCATCGCGGAGCAAGAACAGCTCCAAAAGGAGGTCGTGGGGCAGTTGAACGACGACGACCGCTTTTCACGATACGTCTCTGCCGACGATCTGGCCTTTCTGGAGGAGATCCACGAGACGGGTGCGTATTCGGGGCACTGTCGAACGTGGCACAACTACCTCCTGCTCGAAATCTACGACCGTCTTTCGCTGTATCTCTGTGAGAACACCCCACTACCCGAGACGACACTCGGTCCTGTGCCGATCACCGACGGGACCGAGGACAGTCAGACGGAGCTACACGTCGTCCCGACCGACGAGATGGCGGTGCGGATCGAGCCATACCCGTTCGATACGTCGCCGATGACGGTGAGCGTGAGCGGACGGTACGTTCCGAAGACGTTCGAAACCCAAGACCAGTTGACCGAACGCTACTATCGGAGCGAGCGAGAGCGTCTCCAGTTTACGATCCACGAGTAG
- a CDS encoding TraB/GumN family protein: MSDPATTADADSGSGPAAGAGPGSVRVVGTAHVSADSVDEVERTIADERPDIVAVELDEGRYRQMKGEEPDDLDAGDLLRGNTVFQFLAYWLLSYVQTRLGDEFDIKPGADMLAAIETAEDLGLGIALVDRDIQITVQRFWTRMTGIEKLRMLSSLPLAFAPPSAVALGLGLSVGAIVGFPLEALFGPLVIPSGLALPGLVVSAVDFLLVGSLVGLGVALLFVAVLALTAPAEDEREELAMEDLTDADVVGAMLEEFRAFSPGGAEALIDERDAFIAHRLVELREAGHRVVAVVGAGHQNGIERYLDDPELLPPRSELVGRESGRRFSPYKIVGYLFTLGFLAFFVLLAMAGARNEFLLQLFGAWFLINGVFAAALARVAGAHWTSASVGGLVAWLTSVNPLLAPGWFAGYVELRYLDVNIGDIGRLNEILGDEEAPIPELLDRLQEVALFRLIAVVALTNVGSIVASFLFLSVVLPYFSASVDITQLMLEGARNSADLIWETVT; this comes from the coding sequence ATGAGCGATCCAGCGACGACCGCGGACGCTGATTCCGGGTCCGGCCCCGCCGCTGGAGCCGGGCCGGGCAGCGTCCGGGTCGTCGGCACTGCCCACGTCTCGGCCGACAGCGTCGACGAGGTCGAGCGCACCATCGCCGACGAGCGGCCCGATATCGTGGCGGTCGAACTCGACGAGGGGCGCTACCGCCAGATGAAAGGCGAAGAGCCCGATGATCTCGACGCGGGCGACCTCCTCCGTGGAAACACCGTCTTCCAGTTCCTCGCATACTGGCTGCTCTCCTATGTGCAGACCAGACTCGGCGACGAGTTCGACATCAAACCCGGAGCGGACATGCTCGCGGCGATCGAGACCGCCGAAGACCTCGGCCTCGGGATCGCGCTCGTCGATCGCGACATCCAGATCACCGTACAGCGCTTCTGGACCCGGATGACCGGGATCGAGAAACTCCGGATGCTGTCGAGCCTCCCGCTGGCGTTCGCCCCGCCGTCGGCGGTCGCGCTCGGACTCGGCCTTTCGGTGGGGGCGATCGTCGGCTTTCCGCTGGAGGCGCTGTTCGGCCCGCTCGTCATTCCATCCGGGCTCGCGCTGCCCGGGCTCGTCGTCTCGGCGGTCGATTTCCTCCTGGTCGGGAGTTTGGTCGGTCTCGGCGTCGCACTGCTCTTCGTCGCCGTCCTCGCGCTGACCGCTCCCGCGGAGGACGAACGGGAGGAGCTGGCGATGGAGGACCTGACCGACGCTGACGTCGTCGGCGCGATGTTGGAGGAGTTTCGAGCCTTTTCGCCGGGCGGCGCGGAGGCGCTGATCGACGAGCGCGACGCGTTCATCGCCCACCGGCTCGTGGAACTCCGCGAGGCGGGCCATCGGGTGGTCGCGGTGGTCGGCGCGGGCCACCAAAACGGCATCGAGCGCTATCTCGACGATCCGGAGCTCCTGCCGCCTCGATCGGAGCTCGTCGGCCGGGAGTCAGGCCGGCGGTTCTCTCCCTACAAGATCGTCGGCTACCTGTTCACGCTCGGCTTTCTCGCCTTCTTCGTCCTGCTCGCGATGGCTGGCGCGCGCAACGAGTTCCTCCTCCAACTGTTCGGCGCGTGGTTCCTCATCAACGGCGTCTTTGCGGCCGCACTCGCCCGCGTCGCGGGCGCACACTGGACCAGCGCGAGCGTCGGAGGGCTGGTCGCGTGGCTCACCAGCGTGAACCCGCTGCTCGCACCGGGCTGGTTCGCAGGCTACGTCGAACTCCGCTATCTGGACGTGAACATCGGCGACATCGGGAGGTTGAACGAGATCCTCGGCGACGAGGAGGCCCCGATCCCCGAACTCCTCGATCGGCTCCAGGAGGTCGCCCTCTTCCGACTGATCGCGGTGGTCGCGCTGACCAACGTCGGAAGCATCGTCGCGAGTTTCCTCTTCCTCTCGGTCGTGCTCCCCTACTTCTCCGCCAGCGTCGACATCACCCAATTGATGCTCGAGGGCGCGCGAAACAGCGCCGATCTCATCTGGGAGACAGTGACGTGA
- the purM gene encoding phosphoribosylformylglycinamidine cyclo-ligase, translating into MTDESDESPTDADDEELTYAETGVDIAASEAATAALVGAVGDDGDAEGDYAGLVDLGDQYLALATDGVGTKLLVADAMDDYSTVGIDCIAMNANDLVAAGVEPVAFVDYLAVDEPDDATAAAIGEGLAAGAEQADIALVGGETAVMPEVVRGLDIAGTCAGLAEERDLFDGAAVGDALVGFPSSGIHSNGLTLAREAATRTGEYDDPFPPDPDRTVGEVLLEPTKIYADLLDPLHDHAAHAAAHVTGGGWTNLSRMGAFHYEITDPLPVPDVFSFVADAGNVTDEELYRTFNMGMGFVAALDPDDADALAAATDGQVIGHVEEGSGVAVRDLALD; encoded by the coding sequence ATGACCGACGAATCCGACGAGTCGCCCACGGACGCCGACGACGAGGAACTCACCTACGCCGAAACGGGCGTCGACATCGCGGCGAGCGAGGCCGCGACCGCGGCGCTCGTCGGGGCGGTGGGAGACGACGGCGACGCCGAAGGCGACTACGCCGGCCTCGTCGATCTCGGCGACCAGTATCTCGCCTTGGCGACCGACGGCGTCGGCACCAAGCTCCTCGTCGCCGACGCGATGGACGATTACTCCACGGTCGGGATCGACTGTATCGCGATGAACGCGAACGACCTCGTGGCTGCCGGGGTCGAGCCGGTGGCGTTCGTCGATTACCTCGCGGTCGACGAGCCCGACGACGCGACCGCCGCGGCAATCGGCGAGGGGCTCGCGGCCGGGGCCGAGCAGGCGGACATCGCCCTCGTCGGCGGCGAGACCGCGGTGATGCCCGAGGTCGTTCGAGGTCTCGACATCGCGGGGACGTGCGCTGGCCTCGCGGAAGAGAGGGATCTCTTCGACGGAGCAGCGGTCGGTGACGCGCTCGTCGGCTTTCCGTCCTCGGGGATCCACTCGAACGGGCTGACGCTCGCGCGCGAGGCCGCCACCCGCACGGGCGAGTACGACGACCCGTTCCCGCCCGATCCCGATCGAACGGTGGGCGAGGTGTTGCTGGAGCCGACCAAAATCTACGCCGATCTGCTCGACCCGCTTCACGACCACGCGGCCCACGCCGCCGCCCACGTCACTGGCGGCGGCTGGACGAACCTCTCGCGGATGGGGGCGTTCCACTACGAGATCACCGATCCGCTTCCCGTTCCAGATGTTTTCTCGTTCGTGGCGGACGCGGGCAACGTCACCGACGAGGAGCTGTACCGGACGTTCAACATGGGAATGGGATTCGTCGCGGCGCTCGATCCAGACGACGCCGACGCGCTCGCGGCGGCGACCGACGGTCAGGTGATCGGCCACGTCGAGGAAGGGTCCGGCGTCGCCGTTCGCGATCTCGCACTCGACTGA
- a CDS encoding integrase core domain-containing protein, translating into MKLAQDDATRICQRVGDHGMDTGLVAEQFGITRRRVQQLAKAYRESGEIPQLETPGRRPYAEYPDDLEERVLDLRQRLRAGAVVIAHVLRVRDGLSIANNRVHEILQEHDHVSENPTKQGRKRPWVRFERENAAVTVHLDWYHNDRGQQVLAVEDDASRRVFDMIETDGSSASQAVELLESVDEEFDSPIPILEVITDHGSEFVNPRQDDRPWLDHEFERFLHDNDIEHTLCKVGRPQSNGKIERFFQTYEKHRQRFGTLDEFLTFYNEERPHMSLDWDTLETPAEAFERLVPSPAEGGGDLLATEVTVDG; encoded by the coding sequence ATGAAACTTGCTCAGGATGACGCCACCCGAATCTGTCAGCGTGTTGGTGACCACGGCATGGATACTGGGTTGGTTGCTGAGCAATTCGGGATCACTCGGCGGCGAGTCCAGCAACTCGCCAAAGCGTACCGTGAGAGCGGTGAGATCCCACAGTTGGAAACACCCGGACGCAGACCCTACGCAGAGTATCCTGACGACCTCGAAGAACGGGTACTCGACCTACGCCAGCGCCTCCGCGCTGGCGCAGTCGTCATCGCCCATGTACTCCGCGTCAGAGACGGCCTCTCGATCGCCAATAACCGCGTCCACGAGATTCTTCAGGAGCACGACCACGTGAGTGAGAATCCAACCAAGCAGGGCCGCAAGCGGCCGTGGGTTCGTTTCGAACGCGAGAATGCGGCGGTGACGGTCCATCTGGACTGGTACCACAACGACCGCGGACAGCAGGTGCTGGCGGTCGAAGACGACGCCTCGCGGCGCGTCTTCGACATGATCGAGACTGACGGTAGTTCGGCGAGCCAGGCCGTCGAACTCCTCGAAAGCGTTGACGAGGAGTTCGACAGTCCGATCCCGATCTTGGAGGTCATCACCGATCACGGATCGGAATTCGTCAACCCCCGCCAGGATGATCGGCCATGGCTCGATCACGAGTTCGAACGCTTTCTCCACGACAATGACATCGAACACACGCTCTGCAAGGTCGGGCGACCACAGTCGAACGGGAAGATCGAACGGTTCTTCCAGACCTACGAGAAGCACCGCCAGCGGTTCGGAACTCTGGATGAGTTCCTCACCTTCTACAACGAGGAGCGCCCGCACATGAGCCTCGACTGGGACACGCTGGAGACGCCAGCCGAGGCATTCGAGCGGTTGGTGCCATCGCCAGCGGAGGGCGGTGGCGACTTGCTCGCAACCGAGGTGACCGTCGATGGATGA